One window of the Deltaproteobacteria bacterium genome contains the following:
- a CDS encoding M48 family metalloprotease: protein MRKADLPPTDPPRPVPPPRLAPRLAPRLAGLAPVLLLAAGCGLFSRPAPEPPVAGEPRRRTVLSTEWDDRRAGEEAEQSAIAELGLLQDEALQAYVREVGERVASHARQGAFDYRFQVVDAWTPNAFALPGGAIFLSRGLLALTSSEDELANVLAHEIVHVANRHAAAQQLVVAATPFAFGWWGAAQVAAYARDQEREADDGGQRLAAAAGYDPAAMASLLRGLEQEERLQLGASRLPSFLQHHPANTERMAATFSLGAELDALTPPRAHDPAAHLRRLEGLVVDANPAEGVFLGSRFVHPDLGFALSFPEGWKLVNTARMVAAFSPQRNARFALEGAGPGDDPKVAAGRFLAVEARQLGAQIVAAQSLEIDGRPAYEVRGQVWTPNGAMAGQLTWIAHGGSVYRLSAAAPAPFASSYFGRARAMARSFRAITPEERAAIQVQRLRIVPALPGEDLAELSRRTGNAWDPARTAVLNGLVPGTKLAGGRLVKIVISEPYRGRAAGTSQ, encoded by the coding sequence GTGCGCAAGGCCGATCTGCCGCCGACCGACCCGCCGCGCCCCGTTCCGCCGCCCCGCCTCGCGCCTCGCCTCGCGCCCCGCCTCGCCGGGCTGGCGCCGGTGCTGCTCCTGGCGGCGGGCTGCGGCCTCTTCTCGCGCCCCGCTCCGGAGCCGCCCGTCGCCGGCGAGCCCCGGCGGCGCACGGTGCTCTCCACCGAATGGGACGACCGGCGCGCCGGCGAGGAGGCCGAGCAGTCCGCGATCGCCGAGCTCGGCCTGCTCCAGGACGAGGCGCTCCAGGCCTACGTGCGCGAGGTGGGCGAGCGCGTGGCGAGCCACGCCCGCCAGGGCGCCTTCGACTACCGCTTCCAGGTGGTCGACGCCTGGACGCCGAACGCCTTCGCGCTGCCGGGCGGCGCGATCTTCCTCTCGCGCGGCCTGCTCGCCCTCACCAGCTCCGAGGACGAGCTCGCCAACGTGCTCGCCCACGAGATCGTGCACGTGGCGAACCGGCACGCAGCCGCCCAGCAGCTCGTGGTGGCGGCGACGCCCTTCGCCTTCGGCTGGTGGGGCGCGGCGCAGGTGGCGGCCTACGCGCGCGACCAGGAACGCGAGGCCGACGACGGCGGCCAGCGCCTCGCGGCGGCCGCCGGCTACGACCCGGCCGCGATGGCGAGCCTCCTGCGCGGGCTCGAGCAGGAGGAGCGGCTCCAGCTCGGCGCCTCGCGGCTGCCGAGCTTCCTCCAGCACCATCCCGCCAACACCGAGCGCATGGCGGCCACCTTCTCGCTCGGCGCCGAGCTCGACGCGCTCACACCGCCGCGCGCGCACGATCCGGCCGCGCACCTGCGCCGGCTCGAAGGGCTCGTCGTGGACGCCAACCCGGCCGAGGGCGTCTTCCTCGGCAGCCGCTTCGTGCACCCGGACCTGGGCTTCGCGCTGAGCTTTCCCGAGGGCTGGAAGCTCGTGAACACGGCCCGGATGGTGGCGGCCTTCTCGCCGCAGCGGAACGCGCGCTTCGCGCTCGAGGGCGCCGGCCCCGGCGACGACCCGAAGGTGGCGGCGGGGCGCTTCCTGGCCGTCGAGGCGCGCCAGCTCGGCGCGCAGATCGTCGCCGCCCAGTCGCTCGAGATCGACGGGCGCCCGGCCTACGAGGTGCGCGGCCAGGTCTGGACGCCGAACGGCGCGATGGCGGGGCAGCTCACCTGGATCGCGCACGGGGGCTCGGTCTACCGGCTCTCCGCGGCGGCGCCCGCGCCCTTCGCGAGCAGCTACTTCGGCCGCGCCCGCGCAATGGCGCGCAGCTTCCGCGCGATCACGCCCGAGGAGCGCGCTGCGATCCAGGTGCAGCGGCTGCGGATCGTGCCCGCGCTACCCGGCGAGGACCTGGCCGAGCTCTCGCGGCGGACCGGGAACGCCTGGGACCCGGCGCGCACCGCGGTGCTCAACGGGCTCGTGCCCGGCACGAAGCTCGCGGGCGGGCGGCTCGTGAAGATCGTGATCTCGGAGCCGTACCGCGGGCGCGCCGCCGGGACTTCGCAGTAG